From the Acidobacteriota bacterium genome, one window contains:
- a CDS encoding type II toxin-antitoxin system PrlF family antitoxin, whose amino-acid sequence MIISKLTSKAQTTIPLPIRTLLGLQPGDELLYEIIDGQVILTKASRDATTDDPFRTFEEWRSEEDTKAYSDL is encoded by the coding sequence ATGATCATCAGCAAGCTGACTTCCAAGGCCCAGACAACCATCCCGCTTCCGATCCGCACTTTGCTCGGGTTGCAGCCCGGGGACGAACTCCTGTACGAGATCATTGACGGACAAGTAATCCTCACCAAAGCGAGCCGGGACGCCACCACGGATGACCCGTTCCGGACCTTCGAGGAATGGCGATCCGAAGAGGACACCAAGGCCTATTCAGACCTTTGA
- a CDS encoding metallophosphoesterase produces the protein MNAVLARLRPQPQFICFPGDEIIGLSTDEETLRNQWRHWFEREMHWLDRTRIPLFHTTGNHTAYDSASERVFREILAHLPRNGPPGQEGLTYFVRRDDLLLVFVNTLWSGHGGEGRVETTWLDQTLSDHADARYRLVFGHHPAHPVKGHFGPHELGIVPEDGREFWDVLVRHRVFAYVCSHLLTFDVQVHQGVLQVLTGGAGRTRGTLHCVQATLDSDGLRYQVLETSGEIRAWLEWPPHLPPSESWTPFGPSNEIQELPCEIEGSDSAEFMIAWRFSGIIGPSRDGEAQTLLSGWDDCRVLAPVWIGLLGHKRRVAVLLSKAPGRSPSYWLGPPLPPNEPFTVQLAFHTGMGPGGVLWRRDDRDSWSTLPSASSHGLERLRWPNCWSTGHGQRGTMDRPFLGRELQVTWHAQAQQLAL, from the coding sequence GTGAACGCCGTCCTTGCTCGCCTTCGCCCCCAGCCTCAATTCATCTGCTTTCCGGGTGACGAGATCATCGGTCTCTCCACTGATGAAGAGACTTTGAGAAACCAATGGCGGCACTGGTTCGAGCGGGAAATGCACTGGCTGGACAGGACCAGGATCCCGCTCTTTCACACCACGGGAAACCATACGGCCTACGATTCGGCAAGTGAGCGCGTGTTCAGGGAAATTCTGGCGCACCTGCCCCGCAACGGGCCACCGGGCCAGGAGGGACTGACCTATTTCGTACGCCGCGACGATCTGCTTCTCGTCTTCGTCAACACCCTCTGGTCCGGACACGGAGGCGAAGGGCGTGTGGAAACCACGTGGCTCGATCAAACCCTGTCGGACCATGCCGATGCACGGTACCGACTCGTGTTCGGCCATCATCCTGCCCATCCCGTCAAAGGGCATTTCGGTCCCCATGAGTTGGGAATCGTGCCAGAAGACGGCCGTGAATTCTGGGATGTACTGGTCCGACACCGAGTGTTTGCGTATGTATGCAGTCACCTTCTGACCTTCGACGTACAGGTTCACCAAGGTGTGCTTCAGGTATTGACCGGTGGAGCCGGCAGGACACGTGGGACCCTGCACTGCGTGCAGGCCACACTCGATTCAGACGGACTGCGCTACCAAGTCCTGGAAACTTCAGGCGAGATCAGAGCATGGTTGGAGTGGCCGCCACACCTGCCCCCTTCTGAGAGTTGGACGCCGTTCGGTCCTTCCAACGAAATTCAAGAACTACCCTGCGAAATTGAGGGCTCCGACTCAGCCGAGTTTATGATCGCGTGGCGCTTTTCGGGGATCATTGGCCCCTCCCGGGACGGGGAAGCGCAAACTCTGCTCAGTGGTTGGGATGACTGCCGGGTGCTGGCGCCGGTCTGGATTGGACTGCTTGGACACAAACGCCGTGTCGCCGTCCTTCTGAGCAAAGCTCCCGGCCGCAGTCCCAGCTACTGGCTTGGCCCGCCGCTTCCACCCAATGAACCTTTCACGGTTCAACTCGCCTTCCACACCGGCATGGGACCTGGTGGCGTTCTCTGGCGGAGAGACGACCGAGACTCATGGTCGACGCTGCCATCCGCTTCCTCACACGGACTGGAACGACTCCGGTGGCCGAACTGCTGGAGTACTGGCCACGGCCAGCGGGGCACTATGGATCGGCCTTTCCTCGGACGTGAGCTGCAAGTCACCTGGCACGCGCAAGCCCAGCAGCTTGCTCTGTGA